One genomic window of Pseudomonas sp. LFM046 includes the following:
- a CDS encoding periplasmic-like protein — translation MSRTAIRAAVFCLATLSSAAALAKVEVLPVQHSKAGRILAVQISEDVAPGDYEALMQGLRANPGKFDRKLVLLDSIGGSVTEAIRMGRLLRETGFDVMVPSNGVCQGSCVYLLAAGRSKTVRGYVGLHRPYFPGGDSALADAATGIRYSPVAYLKEMNVPASLLDDMNSIAPTSMRVLTRDELARYRLN, via the coding sequence ATGAGCCGTACCGCAATCCGGGCCGCCGTATTCTGCCTTGCCACCCTCAGTTCGGCCGCCGCCTTGGCCAAGGTGGAGGTCCTGCCCGTTCAGCACAGCAAGGCGGGCCGGATCCTGGCCGTGCAGATTTCCGAAGACGTCGCCCCCGGTGACTACGAAGCCCTGATGCAGGGCCTGCGCGCCAATCCGGGCAAGTTCGATCGCAAGCTGGTCCTGCTGGACAGCATCGGCGGCAGCGTCACCGAGGCCATTCGCATGGGTCGCCTGCTGCGGGAAACCGGCTTCGACGTGATGGTGCCCAGCAACGGCGTCTGCCAGGGCAGCTGCGTCTACCTGCTGGCCGCTGGTCGCAGCAAAACGGTGCGCGGCTACGTTGGCCTGCATCGCCCTTACTTCCCCGGCGGCGATTCCGCCCTGGCCGATGCCGCCACCGGCATCCGCTACAGCCCGGTGGCCTACCTCAAGGAAATGAACGTGCCCGCCAGCCTGCTGGACGACATGAACAGCATCGCGCCCACCAGCATGCGCGTGCTGACCCGCGACGAGCTGGCGCGGTATCGGCTGAACTGA
- the paaY gene encoding phenylacetic acid degradation protein PaaY, with amino-acid sequence MTCYSLDGLTPVVHPTAFVHPSAVLIGDVIIGPGCYVGPLASLRGDFGRIILEEGANIQDTCVMHGFPQSDTVVERNGHIGHGAVLHGCRIGEDALVGMNAVVMDGAQIGARSFVSATAFVKAGFSCEEQSLVMGAPAQVKRRLSDEEVAWKQAGTREYQMLAQRCLANLVACEPLAAMEADRPRIADRGVRPKGSASQ; translated from the coding sequence ATGACCTGCTACAGCCTCGATGGCCTGACCCCGGTGGTGCATCCCACCGCATTCGTGCACCCGTCCGCCGTGCTGATCGGCGACGTGATCATCGGCCCTGGCTGTTATGTCGGGCCTTTGGCCAGTCTGCGGGGCGACTTTGGCCGGATCATCCTGGAGGAGGGCGCCAACATCCAGGACACCTGCGTCATGCACGGATTCCCTCAGAGCGACACGGTGGTCGAGCGCAATGGCCACATTGGTCATGGCGCCGTGCTGCACGGCTGCCGCATCGGCGAAGACGCGCTGGTGGGGATGAATGCGGTGGTGATGGACGGCGCCCAGATCGGCGCGCGGTCATTCGTCTCCGCCACCGCGTTCGTCAAGGCCGGGTTCAGCTGCGAGGAACAATCCCTGGTGATGGGAGCGCCGGCCCAGGTCAAGCGCCGCCTCAGTGATGAAGAAGTGGCCTGGAAGCAGGCCGGTACCCGCGAGTACCAGATGCTGGCCCAGCGTTGCCTGGCCAATCTGGTGGCCTGCGAACCCCTGGCGGCGATGGAGGCCGACCGGCCGCGCATCGCCGACCGTGGTGTGCGGCCGAAAGGTAGCGCGTCGCAATGA
- a CDS encoding amino acid permease: MKTASQHGSAHQDDDVKLLHSMGYAQELSRRMGLFSNFAISFSIICILSGGINSLAQGISGAGGAAIGIGWPLGCMISGVFAVAMAQISSAYPTAGGLYHWGSILGNRFTGWLTAWFNLLGLVTVLGAINVGTYYFFFGAFGPMLGMEDTTTTRIIFLAILTGAQALCNHFGIGLTAKLTDFSGYLIFATAIALTVICLAAAPSYEFSRLWTFGNFSGAAGGNVWPEVSNSWIFWLGLLLPIYTITGYDASAHTSEETVQAAQSVPRGMVMSVVWSLLFGWLMLSAFVLMLPSLEEAAAQGWNVFFWAMDTQVNAAVKELLYLAIFISQVLCGLATVTSVSRMIFAFARDGGLPASKVLASVSPAHRTPVAAIWTGATLAVLFVWGSSLVSIGETPVYTIVVSCTVIFLFFSFIIPIVLGLFAFGTEKWPRMGPWNLGRGLYSLVAILSVISMALIFIIGIQPPNDWALYITIGFLILTGIIWFAFEARRFQGPPIGDMIARRQAEIAAAEEALNK; the protein is encoded by the coding sequence ATGAAAACTGCAAGCCAACACGGCTCCGCGCATCAGGACGATGACGTCAAGCTGTTGCACAGCATGGGCTATGCCCAGGAGCTGTCGCGGCGCATGGGGCTGTTCTCCAACTTCGCGATTTCCTTTTCCATCATTTGCATCCTCTCCGGCGGCATCAACTCGCTGGCGCAAGGCATCTCCGGCGCCGGTGGCGCGGCCATCGGCATCGGCTGGCCGCTGGGCTGCATGATCTCCGGGGTGTTCGCCGTGGCCATGGCGCAGATCTCCTCGGCCTATCCCACCGCCGGCGGGCTGTACCACTGGGGTTCGATCCTCGGTAACCGCTTCACCGGCTGGCTCACCGCCTGGTTCAACCTGCTGGGGCTGGTGACGGTGCTGGGGGCGATCAACGTCGGCACCTACTATTTCTTCTTCGGTGCCTTCGGCCCGATGCTGGGGATGGAAGACACCACCACCACGCGCATCATCTTCCTCGCCATCCTCACGGGTGCCCAGGCGCTCTGTAACCACTTCGGCATCGGGCTCACGGCGAAACTCACGGACTTCTCCGGCTACCTGATCTTCGCCACGGCCATCGCCCTGACGGTCATTTGCCTGGCTGCCGCGCCAAGCTACGAGTTCTCCCGCCTGTGGACCTTCGGCAACTTCTCCGGCGCGGCCGGGGGCAACGTCTGGCCGGAGGTGTCCAACAGCTGGATCTTCTGGCTCGGCCTGCTGCTGCCGATCTACACCATCACCGGCTACGACGCTTCGGCCCACACCTCGGAAGAAACCGTGCAGGCGGCCCAATCCGTGCCGCGTGGCATGGTGATGTCGGTGGTCTGGTCGCTGCTGTTCGGCTGGCTGATGCTGAGCGCCTTCGTGCTGATGCTGCCGAGCCTGGAAGAAGCCGCCGCCCAGGGCTGGAACGTGTTCTTCTGGGCCATGGACACCCAGGTGAACGCGGCGGTGAAAGAGCTGCTCTACCTGGCCATCTTCATTTCCCAGGTGCTCTGCGGCTTGGCCACCGTGACCTCGGTCTCGCGGATGATCTTCGCCTTCGCCCGGGACGGCGGCCTGCCGGCCTCCAAGGTGCTGGCCAGCGTGTCGCCGGCTCACCGGACCCCGGTGGCCGCGATCTGGACCGGTGCCACCCTGGCGGTGCTTTTCGTCTGGGGCTCGTCCCTGGTGTCCATCGGTGAAACGCCGGTCTACACGATCGTGGTGTCCTGTACCGTCATCTTCCTGTTCTTCTCCTTCATCATTCCCATCGTCCTCGGGCTTTTCGCCTTTGGCACGGAGAAGTGGCCGCGCATGGGCCCGTGGAACCTGGGGCGCGGGCTCTATTCGCTCGTGGCGATTCTCTCGGTGATCTCGATGGCACTGATCTTCATCATCGGCATCCAGCCGCCGAACGATTGGGCGCTGTACATCACCATCGGCTTCCTGATCCTTACCGGCATCATCTGGTTCGCCTTCGAGGCACGGCGCTTCCAGGGACCGCCCATCGGCGACATGATCGCCCGCCGCCAGGCAGAGATTGCCGCGGCGGAAGAGGCGTTGAACAAGTAA
- a CDS encoding aldehyde dehydrogenase family protein — translation MSKVEILPQVAAFLERRHGCFIDGQWVLPEGPTTPVLNPATGETIAAVPDVPLQYLEQAVQSAHKAFKSRVWSGLRPADRERILLRFTALVEEHAEELAQLETLSQGKSINISRMLDVGATVEFMRYMSGWATKIEGQTLDVSIPIPPGSRFTAFARREPVGVVAGIVPWNFPMMITTWKLMPALACGCTVVIKPASETPLTALRLAELAFEAGIPAGVFNIITGGGSTVGNALASHPLVSKVSFTGSTAVGKSVGVACMENMTRFALELGGKNPMILLEDADVEKAVQGALLGGLLNQGQVCAAASRFYVHQSRYEEFVQGLAAAVKGLSIGPGMDQEAAINPLVSRKQQQSVLRHIDLARQEGARVVAGGERLEGEGFFVQPTVLADVNHDMTVAREEVFGPVLSVIPFTDEDAMIELANDSPYGLAASLWTNDLSKAMNLVPRIEAGTVWVNAHVLLDPNMPFGGVKQSGMGREFGRAVIEAYTELKSVCISH, via the coding sequence ATGAGCAAGGTTGAAATCCTGCCGCAGGTCGCGGCATTTCTGGAGCGTCGCCACGGCTGCTTCATCGATGGCCAGTGGGTGCTGCCGGAAGGCCCCACCACGCCGGTGCTGAACCCGGCTACCGGGGAGACCATCGCCGCCGTGCCGGACGTGCCGCTGCAGTACCTGGAGCAGGCCGTGCAGTCCGCCCACAAGGCGTTCAAGTCCCGCGTCTGGTCCGGCCTGCGTCCGGCCGATCGCGAGCGCATCCTGCTGCGCTTCACCGCCCTGGTGGAAGAGCACGCCGAAGAACTGGCCCAGCTGGAGACCCTGAGCCAGGGCAAGTCCATCAACATCTCGCGCATGCTCGACGTGGGCGCCACCGTTGAGTTCATGCGCTACATGTCGGGCTGGGCCACCAAGATCGAAGGCCAGACCCTGGACGTGTCCATCCCGATCCCGCCGGGTTCGCGCTTCACCGCCTTCGCCCGCCGTGAGCCGGTAGGCGTGGTGGCCGGCATCGTGCCGTGGAACTTCCCGATGATGATCACCACCTGGAAGCTGATGCCGGCACTCGCCTGCGGCTGCACCGTGGTCATCAAGCCGGCCAGCGAAACCCCGCTGACCGCCCTGCGCCTGGCCGAACTGGCCTTCGAGGCGGGCATCCCGGCGGGCGTGTTCAACATCATCACCGGTGGCGGCAGCACCGTGGGCAATGCCCTGGCTTCCCACCCCCTGGTCAGCAAGGTGTCCTTCACCGGCTCCACCGCCGTTGGCAAGAGCGTCGGTGTGGCCTGCATGGAGAACATGACCCGCTTCGCCCTGGAACTGGGCGGCAAGAACCCGATGATCCTGCTGGAAGACGCCGACGTGGAGAAGGCGGTCCAGGGTGCGCTGCTGGGCGGCCTGCTGAACCAGGGCCAGGTCTGCGCCGCGGCTTCGCGCTTCTACGTTCACCAGTCCCGCTACGAGGAATTCGTCCAGGGTCTGGCCGCTGCCGTGAAGGGCCTGTCCATCGGCCCGGGCATGGACCAGGAGGCGGCGATCAACCCGCTGGTGTCCCGCAAGCAGCAGCAGAGCGTGCTCAGGCACATCGACCTGGCCCGCCAGGAAGGCGCCCGCGTGGTGGCCGGTGGCGAGCGCCTGGAAGGCGAGGGCTTCTTCGTCCAGCCCACCGTGCTGGCGGACGTGAACCACGACATGACCGTGGCCCGCGAGGAAGTCTTCGGCCCGGTGCTGTCGGTGATCCCGTTCACCGACGAAGACGCCATGATCGAGCTGGCCAACGACAGCCCCTACGGGCTGGCGGCCAGTCTCTGGACCAACGACCTGTCCAAGGCGATGAACCTGGTACCGCGCATCGAAGCGGGCACCGTCTGGGTCAACGCCCACGTGCTGCTGGACCCGAACATGCCCTTCGGCGGCGTGAAGCAGTCCGGCATGGGCCGCGAGTTCGGCCGCGCGGTGATCGAGGCGTATACCGAGCTCAAGTCGGTCTGTATCTCCCACTGA
- a CDS encoding VOC family protein, giving the protein MSIQLDHLMVPARDKVRSARLLAELLDVPWSETGIGPFVPVYVNDGLTLDFDEWGEPFPLIHFCFRVSPEAFEAILQRIRKAGIPYRSNVHGPVDHQVDTTHGGAIVYWNEPDGHQWEMLTVSYARRA; this is encoded by the coding sequence ATGTCCATTCAGCTCGATCACCTGATGGTGCCGGCCCGCGACAAAGTGCGGTCGGCAAGACTCCTGGCTGAATTGCTCGACGTGCCCTGGTCGGAAACCGGCATCGGGCCTTTTGTGCCGGTGTACGTGAACGACGGCCTGACCCTGGATTTCGATGAGTGGGGCGAGCCCTTCCCGCTGATCCACTTCTGCTTCCGCGTCAGCCCGGAGGCGTTCGAGGCGATCCTCCAGCGCATCCGGAAGGCCGGAATTCCCTATCGCAGCAACGTCCACGGGCCGGTGGATCACCAGGTGGACACAACCCACGGCGGCGCCATCGTCTACTGGAACGAACCGGACGGGCATCAGTGGGAGATGCTGACGGTCAGCTACGCACGCCGGGCGTGA
- a CDS encoding glutamine synthetase family protein: MSEPILSFDELKQAVASGEIDTVLACMVDMQGRLVGKRFQAEFFVDTAFEETHCCNYLLADDIDMEPVPGYAAASWSKGYGDFVLKPDMSTLRRVPWLDCTALVLCDVLDHHHRQDLPHSPRAILKRQVARLAERGYVGMFASELEFYLFDESYDAIHRRNYSHPKTASHYIEDYNILQTTREEPVVRAIRKHLQACGVPVENSKGEWGPGQEEINVRYADVLTMADRHAIIKHACKEIAYQQGKSITFMSKWRYDLAGSSCHVHSSLWDKKAKKALFFDGKDEFGMSKLMRAWVAGQVKYASEITYFLAPYINSYKRFQAGTFAPTRAVWSRDNRTAGFRLCGEGSKSVRIECRIGGADLNPYLAFAALIAAGLAGIDEKLELGAPYVGDAYQNDQLPEVDKTLRDATAALKGSAMLRKAFSDEVIDHYVHTAEWEQKEYDRRITDWELQRGFERY, from the coding sequence ATGAGCGAACCCATCCTCAGCTTCGACGAACTCAAGCAAGCCGTTGCCAGCGGCGAGATCGACACGGTGCTGGCCTGCATGGTGGACATGCAGGGGCGATTGGTGGGAAAGCGCTTCCAGGCGGAATTCTTCGTCGATACGGCCTTTGAAGAGACCCACTGCTGCAACTACCTGCTGGCCGACGACATCGACATGGAGCCGGTGCCGGGCTATGCCGCCGCCAGCTGGAGCAAGGGTTACGGCGACTTCGTGCTGAAGCCCGACATGAGTACCCTGCGCCGGGTGCCCTGGCTGGACTGCACGGCCCTGGTGCTCTGCGATGTGCTCGATCATCACCACCGCCAAGACCTGCCCCACAGCCCGCGAGCCATCCTCAAGCGCCAGGTGGCGCGGCTGGCGGAGCGCGGCTACGTCGGCATGTTCGCCTCGGAGCTGGAGTTCTATCTCTTCGACGAAAGCTACGACGCCATTCACCGGCGCAACTACAGCCACCCGAAGACGGCCTCTCACTACATCGAGGACTACAACATCCTCCAGACCACCCGCGAAGAGCCGGTGGTGCGGGCGATCCGCAAGCACTTGCAGGCCTGCGGCGTGCCGGTGGAGAACTCGAAGGGGGAGTGGGGGCCGGGGCAGGAGGAGATCAACGTCCGCTACGCCGACGTGCTGACCATGGCCGACCGCCACGCCATCATCAAACACGCCTGCAAGGAGATCGCCTACCAGCAGGGCAAGTCCATCACCTTCATGTCCAAGTGGCGCTACGACCTGGCCGGCTCCAGCTGCCATGTGCACAGTTCGCTCTGGGACAAGAAGGCCAAGAAGGCACTGTTCTTCGACGGCAAGGACGAGTTCGGCATGTCCAAGCTGATGCGCGCCTGGGTGGCCGGACAGGTCAAGTACGCCAGTGAGATCACCTATTTCCTCGCGCCCTACATCAACTCCTACAAGCGCTTCCAGGCCGGGACCTTCGCACCGACCCGTGCCGTGTGGAGCCGGGACAACCGCACTGCCGGCTTCCGCCTCTGCGGCGAGGGCAGCAAGTCGGTGCGTATCGAGTGCCGCATAGGGGGCGCCGACCTGAACCCCTATCTCGCCTTTGCCGCACTGATCGCCGCGGGCCTGGCGGGCATCGATGAAAAACTCGAACTGGGCGCGCCCTATGTGGGGGACGCCTACCAGAACGACCAGCTTCCGGAGGTCGACAAGACCCTGCGTGACGCCACCGCTGCCCTCAAGGGCTCGGCCATGCTGCGCAAGGCCTTCAGCGACGAGGTGATCGACCACTACGTGCACACCGCCGAGTGGGAGCAGAAGGAATACGATAGGCGCATCACCGACTGGGAATTGCAGCGTGGATTCGAGCGCTACTGA
- the paaX gene encoding phenylacetic acid degradation operon negative regulatory protein PaaX yields MTSLVPLDQLVTRFQQQTPIRASSLIITLYGDAIEPHGGTVWLGSLIQLLEPMGINERLIRTSIFRLTKEGWLSAEKVGRRSYYSLTGTGRRRFEKAFKRVYSSSVPAWDGSWCLVVLSQLPQDKRKQVREELEWQGFGAISPTVLANPRCDRVDVTATLQELDALEDSIIFETSAQDVLASKALRMQVRESWNIDELGEHYREFITLFRPLWQALREQENLQPEDCFLARTLLIHEYRKLLLRDPQLPDELLPGDWEGRAARQLCRNIYRLIFAKAEHWLNTALETADGPLPDAGENFYQRFGGLK; encoded by the coding sequence ATGACTTCGCTCGTGCCCTTGGACCAACTCGTCACCCGCTTCCAGCAGCAGACGCCCATCCGCGCCAGTTCGCTGATCATCACACTCTACGGCGACGCCATCGAACCCCACGGCGGCACCGTCTGGCTGGGCAGCCTGATCCAGTTGCTGGAACCCATGGGCATCAACGAGCGGCTGATCCGCACCTCCATCTTCCGCCTCACCAAGGAAGGCTGGCTGAGTGCCGAGAAGGTGGGGCGGCGCAGTTACTACAGCCTGACCGGCACCGGCCGGCGGCGGTTCGAAAAGGCGTTCAAGCGGGTCTACAGCTCCAGCGTCCCGGCCTGGGACGGCTCCTGGTGCCTGGTGGTGCTGTCGCAACTGCCCCAGGACAAGCGCAAGCAGGTGCGCGAGGAACTGGAGTGGCAAGGTTTTGGTGCGATTTCGCCCACGGTGCTGGCCAACCCGCGTTGCGACCGGGTGGACGTGACCGCCACCCTGCAGGAACTGGACGCCCTGGAAGACAGCATCATCTTCGAGACCAGCGCCCAGGATGTTCTGGCCTCCAAGGCCCTGCGCATGCAGGTTCGCGAGAGCTGGAACATCGACGAGCTGGGCGAGCACTACCGCGAGTTCATCACGCTGTTCCGCCCGCTCTGGCAGGCCCTTCGCGAGCAGGAGAACCTGCAGCCGGAGGATTGCTTCCTGGCCCGAACCTTGCTGATTCACGAATACCGCAAGTTGCTGCTGCGCGACCCGCAACTGCCCGACGAACTCCTGCCGGGCGACTGGGAAGGCCGTGCGGCGCGCCAGCTGTGCCGCAATATCTACCGGCTCATCTTCGCCAAGGCTGAGCACTGGCTGAACACGGCGCTGGAAACCGCGGACGGTCCGCTGCCCGATGCGGGCGAGAATTTCTACCAGCGTTTCGGCGGACTGAAGTAG
- a CDS encoding c-type cytochrome has translation MHKRNFGLLFGVLALMAAQSVLAADCAPEQVQKGETLFGSDCSVCHSAKQGAPAMMGPNLHGLYGRQSGSLSGFSYSQAMKDKGVAWQLDSLEQFIAQPQAFVAGTYMPYAGMASADDRRAVGCFLGAQK, from the coding sequence ATGCACAAACGCAATTTCGGGTTGCTGTTCGGCGTGCTGGCGCTGATGGCGGCTCAGTCGGTGCTGGCCGCGGACTGCGCGCCGGAGCAGGTACAGAAGGGCGAGACGCTGTTCGGCAGCGACTGCTCCGTGTGCCATTCGGCCAAGCAGGGTGCCCCGGCCATGATGGGGCCGAACCTGCACGGGCTCTACGGCCGCCAATCCGGCAGCCTGTCTGGCTTCAGCTATTCCCAGGCGATGAAGGACAAGGGCGTGGCCTGGCAGCTGGACAGCCTTGAGCAGTTCATCGCCCAGCCCCAGGCCTTTGTCGCCGGGACCTACATGCCCTACGCCGGAATGGCCAGCGCCGACGACCGTCGCGCGGTGGGCTGCTTCCTGGGCGCACAGAAATGA
- the feaR gene encoding transcriptional regulator FeaR, protein MMTAQALRADHFDEWLQGINQVCGRFSAKLLGSEFSGAIREHKAGAMKLSIVDVAQARLYRTPKEVAQSDGKHFYLAFQLEGRAGMEQAGNSIEMAPGDITLIDSTLPSDFVYHENSRQLSLILPRHVVEQGLRFSGVRCAQRIPASSPVAVLANRLILESTRQDSLSLPESEATLEAVVSLLRPALCAAEVEQDAHERLFRKTLRFIDENIRAEELCPEIIAREVGVSVRGLYRMFAKKGLVVAQYIKNRRLDFCAESLRHATAEQKLSALGYAWGFTDSSYFSTAFKARFGVSPSEYRKQYS, encoded by the coding sequence ATGATGACTGCACAGGCACTGAGGGCAGACCACTTCGACGAGTGGCTGCAAGGCATCAACCAGGTTTGCGGGCGTTTCAGCGCCAAGCTGCTGGGTTCGGAGTTTTCCGGGGCCATTCGCGAACACAAGGCCGGCGCGATGAAGCTGAGTATTGTGGACGTGGCTCAGGCGCGCCTTTACCGCACGCCCAAGGAAGTGGCTCAGAGCGACGGCAAGCATTTCTACCTGGCCTTCCAGCTCGAAGGGCGTGCCGGCATGGAACAGGCCGGAAACAGCATCGAAATGGCGCCTGGCGACATCACGCTGATCGACTCGACGCTGCCCAGTGACTTCGTCTACCACGAGAATTCCCGTCAGCTGTCCCTGATCCTGCCGCGTCACGTGGTGGAGCAGGGGCTGCGCTTCTCCGGCGTGCGCTGCGCCCAGCGCATTCCGGCCAGTTCGCCGGTGGCGGTGCTGGCCAACCGGCTGATCCTCGAATCCACCCGCCAGGACAGTCTGAGCCTGCCGGAGAGCGAGGCCACCCTGGAGGCGGTGGTGAGCCTGCTGCGTCCGGCGTTGTGTGCCGCCGAGGTCGAACAGGACGCCCATGAGCGCCTGTTCCGCAAGACCCTGCGCTTTATCGACGAGAACATCCGCGCGGAAGAACTCTGCCCCGAGATCATCGCCCGGGAAGTGGGCGTTTCGGTGCGCGGCCTCTACCGCATGTTCGCCAAGAAGGGCCTCGTGGTGGCGCAGTACATCAAGAACCGCCGCCTGGACTTCTGCGCCGAAAGCCTGCGCCATGCCACCGCCGAGCAGAAGCTCTCGGCCTTGGGCTATGCCTGGGGCTTCACCGATTCCAGCTACTTCTCCACCGCCTTCAAGGCGCGCTTCGGCGTCTCCCCCAGCGAGTACCGGAAGCAGTACAGCTAG
- the prpD gene encoding 2-methylcitrate dehydratase: protein MSSTVDPNTRPPYDPLIQDIADYVLGYQVESAEALDTARNCLMDSLGCAFLALRFPECTKLLGPLVEGTQVPHGARVPGTSYRLDPAKAAWDLGTLIRWLDFNDTWLAAEWAHPSDNLGGILAVADHLSQVRVARGDAPLTMRLVLEAMVKAHEIQGVMALENAFNRVGLDHVVLVKLASTAVCAWLLGADREQLLSAISHALVDGQALRTYRHSPNTGSRKSWAAGDATSRGVRLADIALRGEMGIPGVLSEPQWGFYDVSYSHTNKDLATKPEEQRRFSLPQGFGCYVMENVLFKVRFPAEFHGQTACEAAVRLHRQVRNRVTEVDRIRITTQESAIRIINKTGPLANAADRDHCIQYMTAVALVYGNLVAEHYEDDFHQAHPVIDRLRDRMEVVEDPRYSREYLEPDKRSIANAVQVFFKDGSSTDKVEVEYPLGHRRRRGEGIALLEEKFRANLATRFAADRCARIFALCKDQAALEAMPVERFMDLLVL, encoded by the coding sequence ATGAGCAGCACTGTCGACCCAAACACGCGGCCTCCCTATGACCCGCTGATCCAGGACATCGCCGACTATGTGCTGGGCTACCAGGTCGAGTCTGCCGAGGCGCTGGATACCGCGCGCAACTGCCTGATGGACAGCCTCGGCTGCGCCTTCCTGGCCCTGCGCTTTCCCGAATGCACCAAGCTTCTCGGTCCGCTGGTGGAAGGCACCCAGGTGCCCCATGGCGCGCGGGTACCGGGCACCAGCTATCGGCTGGACCCGGCCAAGGCCGCGTGGGACCTGGGAACCCTGATCCGCTGGCTGGACTTCAATGACACCTGGCTGGCGGCCGAGTGGGCTCACCCCTCCGACAATCTCGGCGGCATCCTGGCCGTGGCCGACCACTTGTCGCAGGTGCGCGTTGCCCGGGGAGACGCCCCGCTGACCATGCGGCTGGTGCTGGAGGCCATGGTCAAGGCCCATGAAATCCAGGGCGTCATGGCCCTGGAGAACGCCTTCAATCGCGTGGGCCTGGATCACGTGGTGCTGGTCAAACTGGCGTCCACCGCCGTCTGCGCCTGGCTGTTGGGCGCCGACCGCGAGCAACTGCTCTCGGCCATCTCCCATGCCCTGGTGGATGGCCAGGCCTTGCGGACCTACCGCCATTCCCCCAACACCGGGTCACGCAAGTCCTGGGCGGCGGGGGACGCTACCAGCCGTGGCGTGCGGCTGGCCGATATCGCCCTGCGTGGCGAAATGGGCATTCCCGGCGTGCTGAGCGAGCCCCAGTGGGGCTTCTACGACGTGTCGTACAGCCACACGAACAAGGACCTGGCCACCAAACCGGAGGAACAGCGCCGCTTCAGCCTGCCCCAGGGTTTTGGCTGCTACGTGATGGAGAACGTGCTGTTCAAGGTTCGCTTCCCCGCCGAGTTCCATGGCCAGACCGCCTGCGAGGCGGCGGTGCGCCTGCATCGCCAGGTCCGCAACCGGGTGACGGAGGTGGATCGCATCCGCATCACCACCCAGGAATCGGCCATCCGCATCATCAACAAGACCGGCCCCCTGGCCAACGCCGCCGACCGCGACCACTGCATCCAGTACATGACGGCGGTGGCGCTGGTCTACGGCAACCTGGTGGCCGAACACTACGAAGACGACTTCCATCAGGCCCATCCGGTCATCGATCGGCTGCGCGACCGGATGGAGGTGGTTGAAGACCCGCGCTACAGCCGCGAGTACCTGGAGCCCGACAAGCGCTCCATCGCCAACGCCGTGCAGGTGTTCTTCAAGGACGGCAGCAGCACCGACAAGGTGGAGGTGGAGTACCCCCTCGGCCACCGCCGCCGGCGTGGCGAGGGTATT